From the Thermosinus carboxydivorans Nor1 genome, one window contains:
- a CDS encoding DUF4276 family protein, whose translation MYLAFLVEEQSMVEALRNLIPKILPDCLQYDIYSHNGKPDLLRKLPQRLRAFHSFLPADAAIIIIVDKDNDDCKALKIRLEQIAEQAGFVTKTKAPDGNFQVLTRLAITELEAWFLGDMAAINAVYPKVNPDLHLKAKYRNPDEISHAWEELERILQKAGYHKGGLPKVKVAGEISAHMVPERNNSYSFKIFCQGLLAIIKRPQLEVWMNDCSSP comes from the coding sequence ATGTACCTTGCGTTTCTTGTCGAAGAACAGTCGATGGTTGAAGCGTTGCGCAACCTAATACCAAAAATTTTGCCAGACTGCCTGCAATATGATATTTATTCACACAATGGAAAACCAGACCTTTTGCGCAAGCTGCCGCAGCGGCTCCGGGCATTCCATAGCTTTTTGCCTGCTGACGCTGCGATAATCATCATTGTTGACAAAGATAATGATGATTGTAAGGCGCTGAAGATTAGACTTGAACAGATTGCTGAACAGGCAGGTTTTGTTACTAAGACAAAGGCGCCTGATGGAAATTTTCAGGTTTTGACCAGACTGGCAATAACTGAGCTGGAAGCATGGTTTTTGGGTGATATGGCGGCAATAAACGCCGTTTATCCAAAAGTAAATCCTGACCTGCATTTAAAGGCTAAGTATCGCAATCCGGATGAGATCTCTCATGCCTGGGAAGAGCTTGAGCGAATCCTGCAAAAAGCCGGTTATCACAAAGGGGGTCTTCCCAAAGTCAAGGTTGCCGGGGAAATATCCGCTCATATGGTTCCGGAACGGAACAACTCGTATAGTTTTAAAATTTTTTGCCAGGGTTTGCTAGCAATAATAAAGAGGCCGCAGCTGGAGGTGTGGATGAATGACTGTTCCAGCCCGTAA